In one Bacteroidota bacterium genomic region, the following are encoded:
- a CDS encoding M3 family oligoendopeptidase, which produces MMETETLSLTPTVRGFVPADFKLTDFASLKPWYDRLLARPIGSVAELQQWLKDWDELDAIVEEDSAWRYIRMTCNTADEQIKQAYQFFISEIQPQLSPIHNALEKKYYDSPHRAGLTGRAYQVLDRTIAKDIELFREANIPLQREEGLTAQTYDELMGGLTVEHDGQELTMQQAGKLLQEEDRSLRETVYRKMAERRAQEAERVEDLFDQLVQLRSQIAQNAGFASYTDYKFRAMGRFDYTRADTQAFHQAVEAVVKPICLALNEERRHALGLDSLKPWDTAVDVYGKGPLKPFDTAEELLQGSIQALRRLKPVLGDMIARMDEMGQLDLASRKGKAPGGYNYPLAETGVPFIFMNAVGTQADLTTMVHEAGHAIHSFVTRDLELGFFKHTPSEIAELASMSMELMSMDHWDVFYQDAEALRRARIEQLTRCITILPWIATVDAFQQWVYDHPTHTRAERSQAWVALYDRFHGGVDWQGLEGHKESMWHKQGHIFDVPFYYIEYGIAQLGALQMWKQYRQDPAKGLDAYLNALKKGYTAGIPEVYAAGGIRFDFSAQAMQALFSFVQQELDALKQTKVA; this is translated from the coding sequence ATGATGGAAACGGAAACACTCTCTCTTACCCCCACGGTACGCGGTTTTGTACCTGCCGACTTCAAGCTTACCGACTTTGCCAGCCTGAAGCCCTGGTACGACCGGCTGCTGGCACGCCCCATCGGCTCGGTGGCCGAGCTACAGCAGTGGCTGAAAGACTGGGATGAGCTGGATGCTATTGTGGAAGAGGACAGCGCCTGGCGCTACATCCGCATGACCTGCAATACAGCCGACGAGCAGATTAAGCAGGCCTACCAGTTCTTCATCAGCGAGATACAGCCGCAGCTCTCGCCCATACACAATGCGCTGGAGAAGAAGTACTACGACAGCCCGCACCGAGCGGGGCTGACGGGGCGTGCGTACCAGGTGCTGGATCGTACCATTGCCAAAGACATTGAGTTGTTTCGCGAGGCGAATATACCCCTGCAGCGAGAGGAAGGCCTGACGGCCCAGACCTACGATGAGCTGATGGGGGGCCTGACGGTGGAGCATGACGGGCAGGAGCTAACCATGCAGCAGGCCGGAAAGCTGCTGCAGGAGGAAGACCGCAGCCTGCGCGAAACCGTATACCGAAAGATGGCGGAACGCAGAGCCCAGGAAGCCGAGCGGGTGGAGGACCTATTCGACCAGCTGGTGCAGCTACGCAGCCAGATAGCCCAGAATGCGGGCTTTGCTAGCTACACAGACTATAAGTTCCGGGCCATGGGCCGCTTTGACTATACACGGGCCGACACACAGGCCTTTCATCAGGCGGTGGAGGCGGTGGTAAAACCAATATGCCTGGCACTGAATGAAGAGCGCCGCCATGCCCTGGGCCTGGATAGCCTGAAGCCCTGGGATACAGCCGTAGACGTGTATGGCAAGGGGCCGCTCAAGCCCTTCGACACAGCCGAGGAGCTGCTACAGGGCAGCATACAGGCCCTGCGCAGGCTAAAGCCTGTGCTGGGCGACATGATAGCCAGGATGGACGAAATGGGCCAGCTAGACCTGGCCTCGCGCAAGGGCAAGGCACCCGGGGGCTACAACTATCCGCTGGCTGAGACAGGCGTGCCCTTCATCTTTATGAACGCCGTAGGTACGCAGGCCGACCTGACCACCATGGTGCATGAGGCCGGGCATGCCATCCACTCCTTTGTAACCCGAGACCTGGAGCTGGGCTTCTTCAAGCACACACCCAGCGAGATAGCCGAGCTGGCCAGCATGAGCATGGAGCTGATGAGCATGGACCACTGGGATGTGTTCTACCAGGATGCGGAAGCACTACGCCGGGCACGCATAGAGCAGCTTACCCGCTGCATCACCATCCTGCCCTGGATAGCCACTGTAGATGCCTTCCAGCAATGGGTGTACGACCACCCCACCCACACCCGGGCCGAAAGAAGCCAAGCCTGGGTGGCCCTATACGACCGCTTTCATGGCGGGGTAGACTGGCAGGGCCTGGAGGGACACAAGGAAAGCATGTGGCATAAGCAGGGGCATATTTTCGATGTACCCTTCTACTACATAGAGTATGGCATAGCCCAGCTGGGAGCCCTGCAGATGTGGAAGCAGTACCGGCAAGACCCCGCCAAGGGGCTAGATGCCTACCTGAATGCCCTGAAAAAGGGCTATACCGCTGGTATACCCGAGGTGTACGCTGCGGGGGGCATACGCTTCGACTTCAGTGCACAGGCCATGCAGGCGCTCTTCAGCTTTGTGCAGCAGGAACTGGACGCGCTAAAGCAAACCAAAGTAGCATAA
- a CDS encoding iron-sulfur cluster assembly accessory protein, giving the protein MDMVQNMTRIEPPLSFSESAIAELYKIKEREQVPAGHLLRVGVKGGGCSGMSYVLGFDAPDTHDQYFEIGGLTMIMDKRHMLYLVNMEVDFQDGLNARGFAFKNPNATETCGCGTSFSA; this is encoded by the coding sequence ATGGATATGGTGCAGAATATGACCCGGATAGAGCCGCCGCTGTCCTTCAGCGAAAGCGCGATAGCAGAGCTGTACAAGATAAAGGAGCGCGAACAGGTGCCCGCAGGCCACCTGCTACGCGTGGGCGTGAAGGGTGGGGGCTGCTCAGGCATGAGCTATGTGCTTGGCTTTGATGCACCCGACACGCACGACCAGTACTTTGAAATTGGCGGCCTAACCATGATAATGGACAAGCGCCACATGCTGTACCTCGTCAATATGGAGGTGGACTTTCAGGACGGACTGAACGCCCGGGGCTTTGCCTTTAAGAACCCCAATGCCACCGAAACCTGTGGCTGCGGTACTTCCTTTAGCGCGTAG
- a CDS encoding O-antigen ligase family protein: MERAAGLWRAAWRHWVLGLGLACVAVGLLSSPALLSIGYGLLALVACVHSHWASLGQRLCRSPAVWGLLGLFALALLGGLYPAMGGIPVGEGLVSKIRAGRLDHTATWLDEVRIKLPLLIVALSLLFAPPLSPMQRRWIPILFLLAVGAVGLGNIVRYVLDYEHLTRLISQGKGFPIVIRRVSHIYYGVVAGFGVLWSLHLLRSARGWGYRLFLAFVFLVLLLNVHFVGSRTGLFGLYLALLVYGFGAMYRYRKKWAILVLLLLPLLPTVAYLGLEAFRHRIDISLADVHNYHAGGDLSDWSMGRRFAAWDNALQLIAERPLLGYGPANTEVAMHHQYEQMQLRLLPERRVYAHNQYLETCLAYGLVGGCVLLLMLLLPLLQRPTVLQLGFAALILFAFGFESLLERQIGVGFIAFMLLWFALARPVPAAQS; encoded by the coding sequence GTGGAGCGTGCCGCTGGGCTGTGGCGTGCCGCCTGGCGGCATTGGGTGCTAGGTTTGGGTTTGGCCTGTGTGGCCGTGGGGCTGCTCAGCTCGCCCGCCCTGCTTAGCATTGGGTATGGGTTGCTAGCCTTGGTGGCCTGCGTGCACAGCCACTGGGCCAGCCTGGGGCAGCGCCTGTGCCGCAGCCCAGCCGTCTGGGGTCTGCTTGGGCTTTTTGCCCTGGCCCTGCTGGGTGGGCTCTACCCGGCCATGGGGGGCATCCCCGTGGGCGAAGGGCTGGTGAGCAAAATCCGTGCGGGCAGGCTGGATCACACCGCCACCTGGCTGGATGAAGTGCGCATCAAGCTACCGCTGCTAATTGTGGCACTTAGCCTGCTCTTTGCCCCGCCCCTTAGCCCCATGCAGCGGCGCTGGATACCCATCTTGTTTCTGCTAGCCGTAGGGGCCGTTGGCTTGGGTAATATTGTTCGTTATGTGCTTGACTACGAGCATCTCACACGACTTATCAGCCAGGGTAAGGGCTTCCCCATTGTTATCCGTCGCGTATCGCATATCTACTATGGTGTGGTAGCTGGCTTTGGCGTGCTGTGGAGCCTACACCTGCTGCGCAGCGCGCGCGGGTGGGGCTACCGCTTGTTTCTAGCCTTCGTGTTTTTGGTGTTGCTGCTCAATGTGCACTTTGTGGGCTCCCGTACGGGGCTATTTGGGCTCTATCTGGCCCTGCTGGTGTATGGTTTTGGGGCAATGTATCGCTACCGAAAGAAGTGGGCCATCTTGGTCTTACTGCTGCTGCCGCTACTGCCCACTGTTGCCTACCTAGGGCTGGAGGCCTTTCGGCACCGGATAGACATTAGCCTGGCAGACGTGCACAACTACCACGCAGGTGGCGATCTGAGCGACTGGAGTATGGGCCGCCGTTTTGCCGCCTGGGACAATGCCCTGCAGCTGATAGCCGAGCGCCCGCTGCTGGGCTATGGCCCGGCCAATACGGAGGTAGCCATGCACCACCAGTATGAGCAGATGCAGCTGAGGCTGCTGCCGGAGCGCCGCGTATACGCCCACAACCAGTACCTGGAGACCTGCCTGGCCTATGGCCTGGTGGGTGGGTGTGTACTACTGCTCATGCTCCTACTGCCCCTGCTACAGCGGCCCACTGTACTGCAGCTGGGTTTTGCAGCCCTCATCCTGTTTGCATTTGGGTTCGAGAGCCTGCTTGAGCGCCAGATCGGTGTTGGCTTCATCGCCTTTATGCTACTTTGGTTTGCTTTAGCGCGTCCAGTTCCTGCTGCACAAAGCTGA
- a CDS encoding polymer-forming cytoskeletal protein: MSVFNNPTKKQVEERRQGTEGTLSIVAEGMTLVGDVMSEGDLRVEGKIVGNLVCKSKLVVGKKGAIDGNIDAANATIEGLVQGAVIVRSQLILQETGKVQGDILTEKMTVQAGAIFTGSCKMGKEAQDKLRNTPVPDLLGKNKGAQDKLTQLNKQDSTAKPDAVKAH, from the coding sequence ATGTCAGTTTTCAATAATCCAACAAAAAAACAGGTGGAAGAGCGGCGCCAGGGCACCGAGGGTACACTCAGCATCGTAGCCGAGGGCATGACCTTGGTGGGCGATGTAATGAGCGAGGGAGACCTGCGGGTAGAAGGGAAAATCGTAGGTAACCTGGTGTGCAAGTCCAAGCTGGTGGTGGGGAAAAAGGGTGCCATAGACGGCAATATAGATGCTGCCAATGCCACCATAGAGGGGCTGGTGCAGGGTGCGGTTATTGTACGTAGCCAGCTGATCCTACAAGAAACCGGCAAGGTGCAGGGCGATATCCTGACCGAAAAAATGACGGTGCAGGCCGGTGCCATCTTTACGGGCAGCTGTAAGATGGGAAAAGAAGCGCAAGACAAACTGCGCAATACCCCCGTGCCAGACCTGCTGGGCAAAAACAAGGGCGCACAGGACAAGCTGACGCAGCTGAACAAGCAGGACAGCACCGCCAAGCCCGATGCCGTTAAGGCACACTAA
- a CDS encoding transglycosylase domain-containing protein, with product MISKRQKRWLLIGIPAVLILLIAAFWVPRMLVAHYLDKAQDRLQHGYGLRLRVDAYEVLGFNGLSIRGLSIQPESGTDSTRVRIDSLQVRFGWWSILTGSPRVRKLDLYHSDIYLAGLPRRRRGSDRKPAGRGFSQRVYPAIRLLFDQLPDEIDIRDFRLRYRSKQEAFTLYIPSLVQQDSLAGQLHIDQVAYRLSGRLDAGEQALQLQILAPDTRVRSLPLLSQKAGLKLGYQSLRVELAAEELEQDEITLNGKIEGTQIGLYQRRLNRDTSRVARGSLQFACHITPTQWELDSSSTLRLNDIRLKPYLRYEKKDSLRTYELACRLAPMRAQALVDALPVGAFGQLEGMQAKGKIGLDLHFLYTTARPDTVVFDLNLHKEGFRVTRFGRAQLGMLNAPFTYQPYGSTRRMTVGPENPNFMVLGDISRYLINAVHYSEDGQLFYGNGLNLEAFRQSIIKNIKTRGFSRGGSTISMQLIKNVFLSREKTVARKLEEIILTWLLVENHLVKPERLMEVYLNIIEWGPGVYGAQEAASYYFEGDATFLTLEEGVFLAMIVPSPRSFYYFINDSTYAPDKRHQPYFDMMGRILHSREIISEAEAEGIDCERAKLKGAALADYKAWQRRRRKPESDSLRVAEAEEPENILPDEADTDPGR from the coding sequence ATGATTTCGAAGCGCCAGAAGCGGTGGCTCCTGATTGGCATACCGGCAGTCCTCATCCTCCTCATCGCGGCCTTTTGGGTGCCGCGCATGCTCGTGGCCCACTACCTGGATAAAGCCCAAGACCGGCTACAGCATGGATACGGCCTACGGCTGCGTGTGGACGCGTATGAAGTACTGGGCTTCAATGGTTTATCCATCAGGGGGCTGAGCATACAGCCCGAATCGGGCACCGACAGCACCCGGGTACGTATAGACAGCCTACAGGTGCGCTTTGGCTGGTGGAGCATCCTGACCGGTAGCCCACGGGTACGCAAGCTCGACCTGTATCACAGCGATATATACCTGGCTGGCCTACCCCGCCGGAGGCGCGGGAGCGATCGCAAGCCCGCAGGACGCGGGTTTTCTCAGCGGGTTTATCCAGCCATTCGGCTTCTGTTTGACCAACTGCCGGACGAAATCGATATTCGAGACTTTCGCCTGCGCTACCGGAGCAAGCAAGAGGCATTCACCCTGTACATACCCAGCCTGGTGCAGCAGGATAGCCTGGCAGGGCAACTGCACATAGACCAAGTGGCCTACCGCCTGAGCGGCAGGCTGGACGCCGGTGAACAGGCCCTGCAACTACAAATACTGGCGCCCGACACCCGGGTGCGCAGCCTGCCGCTGCTTAGCCAAAAAGCAGGCCTGAAACTGGGCTACCAAAGCCTGCGGGTAGAGCTGGCAGCCGAGGAGCTGGAGCAAGATGAAATTACCCTAAACGGCAAGATAGAAGGCACCCAGATAGGGCTGTATCAGCGTAGGCTGAACCGCGATACCAGCCGGGTAGCCCGCGGCAGCCTGCAGTTTGCCTGCCACATTACGCCTACCCAGTGGGAGCTGGATAGCAGCAGTACCCTGCGCCTGAATGATATACGCCTAAAACCCTACCTGAGGTACGAAAAGAAAGACAGCCTGCGCACCTATGAACTGGCCTGCCGACTGGCCCCCATGCGAGCCCAAGCCCTAGTGGATGCCCTGCCTGTAGGTGCATTTGGGCAACTGGAGGGCATGCAGGCGAAGGGAAAGATTGGGCTAGACCTGCACTTTCTGTACACCACTGCCCGGCCAGATACGGTGGTGTTTGACCTGAACCTGCACAAGGAAGGATTTCGTGTAACGCGCTTTGGGCGTGCACAGCTGGGTATGCTCAATGCCCCCTTTACATACCAGCCGTACGGTAGCACCCGGCGAATGACCGTGGGCCCCGAGAATCCCAACTTCATGGTGCTGGGAGACATCTCTCGCTACCTGATCAATGCCGTACACTACAGCGAAGACGGCCAGCTGTTTTACGGCAATGGCCTGAATCTGGAAGCCTTTCGGCAATCCATTATCAAGAACATCAAGACCCGAGGATTTAGCCGCGGGGGTAGCACGATCAGCATGCAGCTCATCAAGAACGTGTTTCTGAGCCGCGAAAAGACCGTAGCACGCAAGCTGGAGGAAATAATCCTTACCTGGCTGCTGGTGGAAAACCACCTGGTGAAGCCCGAACGCCTGATGGAGGTGTACCTGAACATCATTGAATGGGGGCCGGGCGTGTATGGCGCGCAGGAGGCAGCCAGCTACTACTTTGAGGGCGATGCTACCTTCCTTACGCTGGAGGAGGGCGTATTTCTGGCTATGATTGTGCCCAGTCCACGCTCCTTTTACTATTTCATAAACGACAGCACCTACGCACCCGACAAGCGCCACCAGCCGTATTTTGACATGATGGGGCGCATCCTGCACAGCCGAGAGATCATTAGCGAAGCAGAAGCAGAAGGAATAGACTGCGAGCGGGCAAAACTGAAAGGAGCGGCCCTGGCCGACTACAAGGCCTGGCAGAGACGGAGAAGAAAACCCGAATCGGATAGCCTGCGGGTAGCCGAGGCCGAAGAGCCCGAAAACATACTGCCGGATGAAGCTGATACCGACCCAGGACGGTAG
- a CDS encoding M23 family metallopeptidase, with translation MGLLSRIRTKLKETYRFIIVHNETYAQAGNYTFTLGRLLLLSVVAMGLLIVVTSVLIVFTPLREFIPGYTDAQLKREHARLMEDTDRLTHQIARQDSFTLVLQQVLQLQQTDSMLARAEGLLTMPGSTTALGLSGAQANTFVNPVEGKLTKRFHEKDEHFGIDLSAATNATVVAAADGRVIFAEYSHDTGHVIALQHASNTISIYKHNNRLFKKVGSYVLAGEPVAAAGDSGELSTGPHLHFEIWENGKPVDPLKYVSY, from the coding sequence ATGGGCCTGTTATCCCGCATCCGCACCAAGCTGAAAGAAACGTACCGCTTCATCATTGTCCATAATGAAACGTATGCGCAGGCCGGAAATTACACCTTCACGCTGGGTCGGCTACTTTTGCTATCGGTGGTGGCTATGGGCCTGCTCATCGTTGTTACTTCGGTGCTCATCGTCTTTACGCCCCTGCGCGAGTTTATACCCGGCTACACCGATGCGCAGCTGAAGCGCGAACACGCCCGGCTGATGGAGGACACCGACCGGCTGACCCACCAGATAGCGCGGCAGGACAGCTTTACGCTGGTACTGCAGCAGGTGCTGCAGCTACAGCAGACGGATAGCATGCTGGCCCGGGCCGAGGGCCTGCTGACCATGCCGGGCAGCACCACTGCCCTGGGCCTTAGCGGAGCCCAGGCCAATACGTTTGTAAACCCGGTGGAGGGCAAGCTGACGAAGCGCTTCCACGAAAAGGATGAGCATTTTGGTATCGACCTAAGTGCCGCTACCAATGCTACGGTGGTGGCGGCGGCAGACGGGCGGGTGATTTTTGCCGAATACTCGCATGACACCGGCCATGTTATTGCCCTGCAGCATGCGTCAAATACCATCAGCATTTATAAGCACAACAACCGGCTGTTCAAGAAAGTAGGCAGCTATGTGCTGGCCGGAGAGCCCGTGGCGGCAGCCGGAGACTCGGGCGAGTTATCCACCGGCCCACACCTGCACTTCGAGATCTGGGAAAACGGGAAACCCGTAGATCCCCTTAAATACGTATCTTACTAG
- a CDS encoding glycosyltransferase family 2 protein translates to MVHGKKVVVVMPAYNAASTLEKTYSEIPEIVDEVILVDDRSRDNTLQEAHRLGIDIIIQHEKNRGYGGNQKTCYQAALKENADIVVMLHPDYQYTPRLIEAMVYPIAYGLFPVMLGSRILGKGALKGGMPMYKYIANRILTATQNMLMGQKLAEYHTGYRAFSREILEKCPLEENSDDFVFDNQMLAQIAYAGYTIGEVTCPTKYFSEASSINFRRSVKYGFGVLGTAVRYFLNKAGLMKSPIFDFKNGRRLDTIAPETAL, encoded by the coding sequence ATGGTACATGGTAAGAAAGTGGTGGTGGTAATGCCTGCCTACAATGCTGCATCCACCCTGGAAAAGACGTACAGCGAAATTCCCGAGATTGTGGATGAAGTTATTCTGGTGGATGACCGGAGCCGGGATAACACCCTACAGGAGGCGCATCGCCTGGGCATCGACATCATCATACAGCATGAGAAAAACCGGGGCTATGGCGGCAACCAAAAGACCTGCTACCAGGCAGCCCTGAAGGAGAACGCCGACATCGTAGTCATGCTGCACCCCGACTACCAGTACACCCCCCGGCTTATAGAGGCCATGGTATACCCCATAGCCTATGGCCTGTTTCCGGTTATGCTGGGCAGCCGAATCCTGGGCAAGGGTGCCCTGAAGGGCGGCATGCCCATGTATAAATACATTGCCAACCGCATCCTGACCGCCACCCAAAATATGCTGATGGGCCAAAAACTGGCCGAGTACCATACCGGCTACCGTGCCTTCAGCCGAGAGATCCTGGAGAAATGCCCCCTGGAAGAGAATAGCGACGACTTTGTGTTTGACAACCAGATGCTGGCCCAGATAGCCTACGCGGGCTATACCATAGGCGAGGTAACCTGCCCTACCAAATACTTCTCCGAGGCCAGCAGCATCAATTTCAGGCGCAGTGTAAAGTACGGCTTTGGTGTGCTGGGCACGGCCGTGCGCTACTTTCTGAACAAGGCTGGCCTCATGAAGTCCCCCATCTTTGATTTCAAAAACGGTAGGCGGCTGGATACCATCGCCCCCGAAACCGCGTTATAA
- the recO gene encoding DNA repair protein RecO — protein sequence MLVRTHAIVLRTIRYRDTSGITNLLTEHYGRLDCLVRGLYGARSSGRHSLFMPGTMLEVVVYHRPGHDLMHLNESSLLHPCHTILADPMRQIYVQLYCEILLKAVPNTEEEAPELYQLFRQALLRCNQPDARLFNTCICFLLALASALGILPSLAGGPYDPTAAYCLVHEQGLLQPTTQPDAEGSWLARLISSPDAERLQIAIPKAIRASLLHEWFAFMSYHLHADFTKLKSLRIFEEVYLS from the coding sequence ATGCTAGTACGCACCCACGCCATCGTGCTACGTACCATCCGCTACCGCGATACGAGCGGGATAACCAACCTGCTGACTGAGCACTATGGCCGCCTGGACTGCCTGGTGCGTGGCCTGTATGGTGCCCGCAGCAGTGGCAGGCACAGCCTGTTTATGCCCGGCACTATGCTGGAGGTGGTGGTATACCACCGGCCCGGGCACGACCTGATGCACCTGAACGAAAGCAGCCTGCTGCACCCCTGCCATACCATCCTGGCCGACCCCATGCGCCAGATCTACGTGCAGCTGTACTGCGAGATCCTGCTGAAAGCAGTGCCCAACACCGAGGAGGAGGCACCCGAGCTGTACCAGCTCTTCCGGCAGGCCCTGCTGCGCTGCAACCAGCCCGATGCCCGCCTATTCAACACCTGCATCTGCTTCCTGCTGGCACTGGCCTCGGCACTGGGCATCCTGCCCAGCTTGGCCGGCGGACCCTATGACCCCACAGCAGCCTACTGCCTGGTGCATGAGCAGGGCCTGCTGCAGCCCACCACGCAGCCCGATGCAGAGGGCAGCTGGCTGGCACGCCTAATCAGCAGCCCCGATGCCGAGCGGCTACAGATTGCTATACCAAAAGCCATCCGGGCTTCGTTGCTACACGAATGGTTTGCCTTTATGAGCTACCACTTGCATGCGGATTTTACCAAACTGAAAAGCCTTCGTATTTTTGAGGAGGTCTATTTATCATGA
- a CDS encoding AtpZ/AtpI family protein: MPGPPKYQGYVRYTSMGLQMVSYVLIMALLGYKLDQWVGTTRPYFLAGCALAGCIFAMIYLIKATFKQKD; this comes from the coding sequence ATGCCTGGCCCACCCAAATACCAGGGCTACGTGCGCTACACCAGCATGGGCCTCCAGATGGTGTCGTATGTGCTGATAATGGCACTGCTGGGATACAAGCTGGATCAGTGGGTGGGCACCACGCGCCCCTACTTTCTGGCAGGCTGCGCCCTGGCAGGCTGCATATTTGCCATGATCTATCTGATAAAAGCAACCTTTAAGCAGAAAGACTAG